A genomic window from Schistocerca serialis cubense isolate TAMUIC-IGC-003099 chromosome 4, iqSchSeri2.2, whole genome shotgun sequence includes:
- the LOC126474820 gene encoding uncharacterized protein LOC126474820, whose translation MDDGSGGGGMTAASASIGGGGGGSGFGGVTAASEYIGGGGGGGGGGVTAVSASFGCGGDGGGGCQSRLSGAGARTNSGDDGRRALGGGARGRCGFGGVVR comes from the coding sequence atggacgacggtagcggcggcggcggcatgaCGGCAGCCTCAGCATCcatcggcggcggcggtggcggcagcggcttcggcggcgtgacggcagcctcagaatacatcggcggcggcggcggcggcggcggcggcggcgtgacgGCAGTCTCAGCGTCCTTCGgttgcggcggcgacggcggcggcggctgtcaGAGCCGCCTGTCCGGTGCAGGCGCCCGGACCAACAGCGGCGACGACGGCAGGCGCGCCCTCGGCGGAGGCGCGAGGGGCCGATGCGGTTTCGGTGGCGTCGTGCGCTGA